One window of Cellulomonas shaoxiangyii genomic DNA carries:
- a CDS encoding carbohydrate ABC transporter permease, with product MTADLGGALGAVRASSPRRAGGRGAPRQKLSRRRKAEARWFWLFISPWLIGFVGFLLGPMVASVYISLTEWDSFTPAEFVGLENYTTALSDDPIFWKALRNTFFYALVSVPVGLAIGVWLANLLNKKVRGRKLFRTMIYLPTLVPLVATAMVFKMVLAPSGPLNDLLGVVGIHGPDWLLDPTWVKPALVVLSAWGAGGATVLLLSAMNGVPKEFYEAAEIDGAGPVRQFWSITFPQITPIIFFNLIMGLIGAFQIFSQVYILTSGGPDNASMMMVPLLFREAFSFYHFGYASAIAWLLFLVIIAFTIVAFRTSKSWVFYETEVR from the coding sequence ATGACCGCCGACCTCGGCGGGGCCCTCGGCGCGGTGCGGGCGAGCAGCCCGCGCCGCGCCGGGGGGCGCGGCGCGCCTCGTCAGAAGCTCAGCCGGCGGCGCAAGGCCGAGGCGCGCTGGTTCTGGTTGTTCATCTCCCCGTGGCTCATCGGGTTCGTCGGGTTCCTGCTCGGGCCGATGGTGGCGTCCGTCTACATCTCGCTCACCGAGTGGGACTCGTTCACGCCGGCCGAGTTCGTCGGGCTGGAGAACTACACGACGGCGCTGTCCGACGACCCGATCTTCTGGAAGGCGCTCCGCAACACCTTCTTCTACGCGCTGGTGTCGGTCCCGGTGGGTCTCGCGATCGGGGTGTGGCTCGCGAACCTGCTCAACAAGAAGGTCCGCGGCCGCAAGCTCTTCCGCACCATGATCTACCTGCCCACGCTGGTGCCGCTGGTGGCGACCGCGATGGTGTTCAAGATGGTCCTGGCGCCGTCGGGGCCCCTCAACGACCTGCTCGGCGTGGTCGGCATCCACGGGCCGGACTGGCTGCTCGACCCCACCTGGGTGAAGCCGGCGCTGGTCGTGCTGTCCGCGTGGGGCGCCGGCGGTGCCACCGTGCTGCTGCTGTCCGCGATGAACGGCGTCCCCAAGGAGTTCTACGAGGCCGCGGAGATCGACGGCGCCGGGCCGGTGCGCCAGTTCTGGTCCATCACGTTCCCGCAGATCACGCCGATCATCTTCTTCAACCTCATCATGGGCCTGATCGGCGCGTTCCAGATCTTCTCGCAGGTGTACATCCTCACCTCCGGCGGGCCCGACAACGCGAGCATGATGATGGTGCCCCTGCTCTTCCGCGAGGCCTTCAGCTTCTACCACTTCGGCTACGCGTCGGCGATCGCCTGGCTGCTGTTCCTCGTCATCATCGCGTTCACGATCGTCGCGTTCCGCACGTCCAAGAGCTGGGTCTTCTACGAGACGGAGGTGCGGTGA
- a CDS encoding beta-galactosidase: MTAHQTAPVALRTSGLVIDGREQVLACASLFYFRIPWEEWAARLAQVRATGYELVDVYVPWNFHELAPGEWDFTGRRDLGRFLDLAHAAGLGVVARPGPYICSEWDGGALPAWLPLEPGLALRQAEPRYLAHVERWFDRVLPLLAQRQHGRGGSVVAVQLENELDFFDTADRGAYVGALRDMALRHGIEVPLVACAGQGDLEGATGGVPGVTPAFNFYPDDRSPFLEPEVRRYADLLAARGEPLLVTETNRRHVTLRRLLVSGARVLAPYLQASGYDFGFTPSVGNWGDPGGFMTHDYDFGGFLSPTGAPRPETVEARVLTAVARTLGPRLARGVPEAADGAYATQAPTSSSPSRVALDGGGTLLGVPNLGDEPADVELAAAGGVPAVTLTVSAHACALVVRDLPLDGFGGRGTLTLATGDLVGAGPHGVELAATVPGVVAFAAPAGTPTLVRLDAPAPGVPVRAVVRADGEQWDVVVRHPQDVPGPDGAVDPPAAQDAAGDPAAVRTARRLDLPTRTHATRAHRTAPASEEIGVHRGRVHYAADVTGAAELLLEGAGDVVDLALDGRALATVARFGASVVVPVGGARALTATVETWGHPNFDDVRLPGLRMGSLRGLGRVWSVLGREDVHALWTVDAGAQWAGRPAPVRPLGGWSSTRVGAPVTYRRDLDVDGVHDHALHLPGLAAPVTVTVDGVECLVTPQDPWLHLAPGAGAEVALTAPHVPGTLGGAVLLRLAPVEGWQVEPQTDRELVALAGRDAPAAPVDLPLRPAPGEEVWLEVDLPAGGCSVRFSGTHVRVAAYAHGELLGRVWLEDAARPRFTGGDPGRVWLPAAWNSGTIRLMVRGTVGAAEPELAAVLVQPTGESAWP; this comes from the coding sequence GTGACCGCACACCAGACGGCGCCCGTCGCGCTGCGCACGTCCGGGCTCGTCATCGACGGCCGCGAGCAGGTGCTGGCCTGCGCCTCCCTGTTCTACTTCCGCATCCCGTGGGAGGAGTGGGCCGCACGGCTCGCGCAGGTGCGGGCCACCGGGTACGAGCTCGTGGACGTGTACGTGCCGTGGAACTTCCACGAGCTCGCACCGGGGGAGTGGGACTTCACGGGCCGGCGCGACCTCGGGCGGTTCCTCGACCTCGCCCACGCCGCCGGGCTGGGCGTCGTCGCCCGCCCCGGGCCCTACATCTGCTCCGAGTGGGACGGCGGCGCGCTGCCCGCGTGGCTGCCCCTCGAACCCGGGCTGGCGCTGCGTCAGGCCGAGCCCCGGTACCTCGCCCACGTGGAGCGCTGGTTCGACCGCGTGCTGCCGCTGCTCGCGCAGCGGCAGCACGGCCGCGGCGGGTCCGTCGTCGCGGTGCAGCTGGAGAACGAGCTGGACTTCTTCGACACCGCCGACCGCGGCGCGTACGTGGGTGCGCTGCGGGACATGGCGCTGCGGCACGGGATCGAGGTCCCGCTCGTCGCGTGCGCCGGTCAGGGCGACCTCGAGGGGGCGACCGGCGGGGTGCCGGGCGTCACGCCCGCGTTCAACTTCTACCCCGACGACCGCTCGCCGTTCCTCGAGCCGGAGGTGCGCCGCTACGCGGACCTGCTGGCCGCACGGGGCGAGCCGCTGCTCGTCACCGAGACCAACCGCCGCCACGTCACGCTGCGCCGCCTGCTGGTCAGCGGTGCGCGCGTGCTGGCCCCGTACCTGCAGGCATCGGGGTACGACTTCGGGTTCACGCCGTCCGTCGGGAACTGGGGCGACCCCGGCGGCTTCATGACGCACGACTACGACTTCGGCGGGTTCCTGTCGCCGACCGGCGCGCCGCGACCCGAGACGGTCGAGGCGCGGGTCCTGACCGCCGTGGCGCGCACGCTCGGGCCGCGGCTCGCGCGCGGCGTCCCCGAGGCGGCCGACGGGGCGTACGCGACGCAGGCGCCGACGAGCAGCTCGCCGTCGCGGGTCGCGCTCGACGGCGGCGGCACGCTTCTCGGCGTGCCGAACCTGGGCGACGAGCCGGCGGACGTCGAGCTCGCCGCCGCCGGCGGCGTCCCCGCCGTCACGCTCACCGTCTCCGCGCACGCGTGCGCGCTCGTCGTGCGGGACCTGCCGCTCGACGGGTTCGGGGGGCGTGGCACGCTCACGCTCGCGACCGGCGACCTCGTCGGCGCCGGACCGCACGGCGTCGAGCTGGCGGCGACCGTGCCCGGCGTGGTGGCGTTCGCCGCCCCGGCGGGCACGCCGACGCTCGTCCGCCTCGACGCGCCGGCCCCCGGGGTGCCCGTGCGCGCGGTGGTGCGCGCGGACGGTGAGCAGTGGGACGTCGTCGTGCGCCACCCGCAGGACGTGCCCGGGCCGGACGGCGCGGTCGACCCGCCGGCCGCGCAGGACGCCGCGGGCGACCCGGCGGCCGTGCGGACCGCGCGCCGCCTCGACCTGCCGACGCGCACCCACGCGACCCGCGCGCACCGCACCGCACCGGCCTCCGAGGAGATCGGGGTGCACCGCGGGCGCGTGCACTACGCCGCCGACGTCACGGGCGCGGCCGAGCTGCTGCTCGAGGGCGCCGGCGACGTCGTCGACCTCGCGCTCGACGGGCGCGCGCTGGCGACGGTCGCCCGGTTCGGCGCGAGCGTCGTCGTGCCCGTCGGCGGGGCGCGGGCGCTGACCGCGACCGTCGAGACGTGGGGGCACCCCAACTTCGACGACGTGCGGCTGCCCGGCCTGCGGATGGGCTCGCTGCGCGGCCTGGGCCGCGTGTGGTCGGTGCTGGGCCGCGAGGACGTGCACGCGCTGTGGACCGTCGACGCGGGCGCGCAGTGGGCCGGCCGGCCGGCGCCCGTGCGACCGCTCGGCGGGTGGAGCAGCACGCGCGTCGGGGCACCCGTGACGTACCGGCGGGACCTCGACGTCGACGGGGTGCACGACCACGCGCTGCACCTGCCGGGCCTCGCCGCCCCCGTCACGGTCACGGTGGACGGCGTCGAGTGCCTGGTCACGCCGCAGGACCCGTGGCTGCACCTCGCCCCGGGCGCGGGCGCCGAGGTGGCGCTGACGGCCCCGCACGTGCCGGGCACGCTCGGCGGGGCGGTGCTGCTGCGGCTGGCGCCGGTCGAGGGCTGGCAGGTCGAGCCGCAGACCGACCGGGAGCTCGTGGCCCTGGCCGGCCGCGACGCACCGGCCGCACCGGTCGACCTGCCCCTGCGCCCGGCGCCCGGCGAGGAGGTCTGGCTCGAGGTGGACCTGCCCGCCGGTGGCTGCTCGGTGCGGTTCTCGGGCACGCACGTGCGCGTCGCTGCGTACGCCCACGGTGAGCTGCTCGGCCGGGTGTGGCTCGAGGACGCCGCGCGCCCGCGGTTCACCGGGGGCGACCCGGGGCGGGTCTGGCTGCCGGCCGCGTGGAACTCTGGGACCATCCGGCTGATGGTCCGCGGGACCGTCGGCGCGGCGGAGCCGGAGCTCGCCGCGGTGCTCGTGCAGCCGACCGGGGAGAGTGCATGGCCGTGA
- a CDS encoding ABC-F family ATP-binding cassette domain-containing protein: MTHDRWFLDAVCTRTWEVHDGVVDQYEGGYAAYVLARAERAQQAATVETKRQNLLRKELAWLRRGAPARTSKPRFRLDAAAALIADEPPPRDSLELARTATARLGKDVLDLEDVTFTLPDGRVLLDDVTWRLGPGDRYGVVGVNGSGKSTLLRLLTGRERPTSGRVRRGKTVKIAELRQDVEDLDEVADLRVTEAVEREKRTMVIGGKEVTASQLVERLGFTRDRARTPVRDLSGGERRRLQLLRLLVGEPNVLLLDEPTNDLDTDTLAAVEDLLDGWPGTLIVVSHDRYLLERVCDRQVALLGDGHLRDLPGGVEQYLELRAAALAGAGGPAPVGAVAGAATAAAASAGPSAADARAARKEATRIERRLDRIAALEAALHDRMAAQATDHAAVLALDTELRALAAEREELEAAWLEAAEVSG; the protein is encoded by the coding sequence GTGACGCACGACCGCTGGTTCCTCGACGCCGTGTGCACCCGCACGTGGGAGGTGCACGACGGCGTCGTCGACCAGTACGAGGGCGGGTACGCCGCGTACGTGCTGGCCCGCGCGGAGCGCGCGCAGCAGGCCGCGACGGTCGAGACGAAGCGGCAGAACCTGCTGCGCAAGGAGCTCGCGTGGCTGCGCCGGGGGGCGCCCGCGCGCACGTCCAAGCCGCGGTTCCGGCTCGACGCCGCCGCCGCCCTGATCGCCGACGAGCCGCCGCCCCGCGACTCGCTCGAGCTCGCCCGCACGGCCACGGCCCGGCTCGGCAAGGACGTGCTCGACCTCGAGGACGTGACGTTCACGCTGCCCGACGGGCGCGTGCTGCTCGACGACGTCACCTGGCGGCTCGGCCCGGGGGACCGGTACGGCGTCGTCGGCGTCAACGGCTCGGGCAAGTCGACGCTGCTCCGCCTGCTGACGGGCCGCGAGCGGCCGACGTCCGGCCGCGTGCGGCGCGGCAAGACCGTGAAGATCGCCGAGCTGCGCCAGGACGTCGAGGACCTCGACGAGGTCGCCGACCTGCGCGTCACCGAGGCCGTCGAGCGCGAGAAGCGCACCATGGTGATCGGCGGCAAGGAGGTCACCGCGAGCCAGCTCGTCGAGCGGCTCGGGTTCACGCGCGACCGCGCCCGCACCCCCGTGCGCGACCTGTCCGGGGGCGAGCGCCGGCGCCTGCAGCTGCTGCGCCTGCTCGTCGGTGAGCCGAACGTGCTGCTGCTCGACGAGCCGACCAACGACCTCGACACCGACACGCTCGCCGCCGTCGAGGACCTGCTGGACGGCTGGCCCGGCACGCTCATCGTCGTCTCGCACGACCGCTACCTGCTCGAGCGCGTGTGCGACCGGCAGGTGGCGCTGCTCGGCGACGGGCACCTGCGCGACCTGCCCGGCGGCGTCGAGCAGTACCTGGAGCTGCGGGCGGCCGCGCTCGCCGGGGCGGGCGGTCCCGCGCCGGTCGGCGCCGTGGCGGGTGCCGCGACGGCCGCCGCGGCATCGGCAGGTCCGTCGGCCGCGGACGCGCGCGCGGCGCGCAAGGAGGCCACCCGGATCGAGCGGCGCCTCGACCGGATCGCCGCGCTCGAGGCCGCGCTGCACGACCGCATGGCCGCGCAGGCCACCGACCACGCGGCCGTGCTCGCGCTGGACACCGAGCTGCGCGCCCTGGCGGCGGAGCGCGAGGAGCTGGAGGCGGCGTGGCTGGAGGCCGCCGAGGTCTCGGGGTGA
- a CDS encoding carbohydrate ABC transporter permease — MTVATPVSPMAAPPLTTDGSRRDHTPARTLKAFKASPATYAVLLLVSAVFFVPFVLMVSIALASDQTSATNMFTIVPGEWEWSNFTQVFTATGLPVGRFVVNSVVIATLSAVGQVLSSSLVGYAFARLRAPGKNVMFMVVLATMMIPAQITMIPQFLLFKELGWVNTFLPLIIPNFFSNAFNVFLVRQFVSRVSGELDEAAQVDGLGYFGIYRRIILPMMWPILTAIAIFTLTAAWGDFMGPLIYLNQEDMMPLALGLQYMTSTSNAMQLPPWNLVMVGSILLTAPMIAIYYAGQKYLYEMNVSGGSAGVK, encoded by the coding sequence ATGACCGTCGCCACCCCGGTGTCGCCCATGGCGGCGCCCCCGCTGACCACCGACGGGTCCCGGCGCGACCACACCCCGGCCCGGACGTTGAAGGCCTTCAAGGCCTCGCCCGCGACCTACGCGGTACTGCTGCTGGTCTCTGCCGTGTTCTTCGTGCCGTTCGTGCTCATGGTCTCGATCGCGCTCGCCAGCGACCAGACGAGCGCGACCAACATGTTCACCATCGTCCCGGGCGAGTGGGAGTGGTCGAACTTCACGCAGGTGTTCACCGCGACGGGGCTGCCCGTGGGCCGGTTCGTCGTCAACTCCGTCGTCATCGCGACGCTGTCCGCCGTCGGCCAGGTGCTCTCGTCCTCGCTCGTCGGCTACGCCTTCGCGCGCCTGCGCGCGCCGGGCAAGAACGTCATGTTCATGGTCGTGCTGGCCACGATGATGATCCCCGCGCAGATCACGATGATCCCGCAGTTCCTGCTGTTCAAGGAGCTCGGCTGGGTCAACACGTTCCTGCCGCTGATCATCCCGAACTTCTTCTCCAACGCGTTCAACGTCTTCCTGGTGCGCCAGTTCGTGTCCCGCGTCTCCGGTGAGCTCGACGAGGCCGCGCAGGTCGACGGGCTCGGCTACTTCGGGATCTACCGCCGGATCATCCTGCCGATGATGTGGCCGATCCTCACGGCCATCGCAATCTTCACGCTCACCGCGGCGTGGGGCGACTTCATGGGCCCCCTCATCTACCTCAACCAGGAGGACATGATGCCCCTGGCCCTCGGCCTGCAGTACATGACCTCCACGAGCAACGCCATGCAGCTGCCGCCGTGGAACCTCGTCATGGTCGGCTCGATCCTCCTGACGGCGCCGATGATCGCCATCTACTACGCCGGGCAGAAGTACCTGTACGAGATGAACGTCTCCGGCGGAAGCGCGGGTGTGAAGTGA
- a CDS encoding ABC transporter substrate-binding protein, whose protein sequence is MLTLAACGGGDDAASGDGPVTLTMTVWGGDVDKKSYQERVDLFEASQDEVTIDLQLIPGDQYEQKVQTMIAGGDGPDILQVAEGVNVYSSKNQIIPLDDLAADAGLDLEERFGPVGGLYSYEDSVYAVPDRSGAMIVYYNKDMFDAAGVEYPAADWTWQDAQAAMEKLTVPGQQWGYAGAGWWAQWWSFAYQNGGQIIDDAGQPAANSPEVVEALQWANDLTHVHHVAPTAAEYADMGPDMGGDPAFAAQKVAMNTTGFWAINSLLEADFNWDIAPMWQGPEQAVSAFGSGLAISRDSEHAEQAFEAIDFLTDAEAQAVIIKNAQDVPANLEVQQSEAFLTPEWATREVNMAAFGESSDFVFTSPLIPEWNEMQAAFTDNLETFWNEGGDAKTQLDMVQKKLETVIEPAS, encoded by the coding sequence ATGCTCACGCTGGCAGCGTGCGGGGGCGGCGACGACGCCGCCTCGGGCGACGGCCCGGTGACCCTGACGATGACCGTCTGGGGCGGGGACGTCGACAAGAAGTCGTACCAGGAGCGCGTCGACCTGTTCGAGGCGTCGCAGGACGAGGTCACGATCGACCTCCAGCTGATCCCCGGCGACCAGTACGAGCAGAAGGTCCAGACCATGATCGCCGGTGGCGACGGGCCGGACATCCTCCAGGTCGCCGAGGGCGTGAACGTCTACTCCTCGAAGAACCAGATCATCCCGCTCGACGACCTCGCGGCCGACGCCGGCCTGGACCTGGAGGAGCGGTTCGGCCCCGTCGGCGGCCTCTACTCCTACGAGGACAGCGTGTACGCGGTCCCCGACCGTTCCGGCGCGATGATCGTCTACTACAACAAGGACATGTTCGACGCCGCGGGCGTCGAGTACCCGGCCGCCGACTGGACGTGGCAGGACGCGCAGGCGGCGATGGAGAAGCTGACGGTCCCCGGTCAGCAGTGGGGCTACGCGGGCGCCGGCTGGTGGGCGCAGTGGTGGTCGTTCGCGTACCAGAACGGCGGCCAGATCATCGACGACGCCGGGCAGCCGGCGGCGAACTCGCCCGAGGTCGTCGAGGCCCTGCAGTGGGCCAACGACCTCACGCACGTGCACCACGTCGCGCCCACCGCCGCCGAGTACGCGGACATGGGCCCCGACATGGGCGGCGACCCGGCGTTCGCCGCGCAGAAGGTCGCGATGAACACGACCGGCTTCTGGGCCATCAACTCGCTGCTCGAGGCCGACTTCAACTGGGACATCGCGCCGATGTGGCAGGGCCCCGAGCAGGCCGTGTCCGCCTTCGGCTCCGGCCTGGCGATCTCCCGTGACAGCGAGCACGCCGAGCAGGCGTTCGAGGCCATCGACTTCCTCACGGACGCGGAGGCGCAGGCCGTCATCATCAAGAACGCGCAGGACGTCCCCGCGAACCTCGAGGTCCAGCAGTCCGAGGCGTTCCTCACGCCCGAGTGGGCCACGCGCGAGGTGAACATGGCGGCGTTCGGCGAGTCCTCGGACTTCGTCTTCACGTCCCCGCTCATCCCCGAGTGGAACGAGATGCAGGCCGCGTTCACCGACAACCTCGAGACGTTCTGGAACGAGGGCGGCGACGCGAAGACCCAGCTGGACATGGTCCAGAAGAAGCTCGAGACCGTCATCGAGCCGGCGAGCTGA
- a CDS encoding MarR family winged helix-turn-helix transcriptional regulator, with product MAETHAGRTRQDEVDRIVLAWERERPDLDVRPLTVLSRVSRLARHLDLARRGAFARHGLETWEFDVLAALRRAGAPYRLSPGALLTQTLVTSGTMTNRIDRLAEQGLVERRPSPDDRRGVLVELTAAGLRRVDEAFADLLDVERGLLGDLPEADRDRLAALLRDVLTLFDES from the coding sequence ATGGCCGAGACCCACGCCGGCCGCACCCGCCAGGACGAGGTCGACCGCATCGTGCTCGCGTGGGAGCGGGAGCGGCCCGACCTGGACGTACGACCCCTGACGGTGCTGTCCCGCGTCAGTCGCCTCGCACGCCACCTCGACCTGGCCCGCCGCGGCGCGTTCGCGCGGCACGGCCTCGAGACGTGGGAGTTCGACGTGCTCGCGGCGCTGCGCCGCGCCGGTGCGCCGTACCGGCTCTCCCCCGGCGCGCTGCTGACGCAGACCCTCGTGACGAGCGGGACCATGACCAACCGCATCGACCGGCTCGCCGAGCAGGGCCTCGTGGAGCGCCGGCCGTCGCCGGACGACCGCCGGGGCGTGCTCGTGGAGCTCACGGCGGCCGGGCTGCGCCGCGTCGACGAGGCGTTCGCCGACCTGCTCGACGTCGAGCGGGGCCTGCTCGGCGACCTGCCCGAGGCGGACCGCGACCGGTTGGCGGCGCTGCTGCGGGACGTGCTCACGCTCTTCGACGAGTCGTGA
- a CDS encoding TetR/AcrR family transcriptional regulator produces MTGTQRRAQLLDVSRTLFAEKGFDNTSVEEIAARADVSKPVVYEHFGGKEGVYAVVVDREIQALTGALTEALEGGGHAKALVERTTLALLSYIETSEAGFRILVRDSPVAQATGTFSSLIGDVASQVEHLLADQFTKQGLDRRTAPIYAQMLVGMVALTGQWWLDARSPQKAEVAAHLVNLAWNGLSGLERRPQLTKDGEPARTAGPS; encoded by the coding sequence ATGACCGGGACGCAGCGACGCGCCCAGCTGCTCGACGTGTCGCGCACGCTGTTCGCCGAGAAGGGCTTCGACAACACGAGCGTGGAGGAGATCGCCGCACGTGCCGACGTCTCCAAGCCGGTCGTGTACGAGCACTTCGGCGGCAAGGAGGGCGTGTACGCCGTCGTCGTGGACCGCGAGATCCAGGCGCTCACGGGTGCGCTGACGGAGGCGCTCGAGGGCGGGGGGCACGCGAAGGCGCTGGTCGAGCGGACCACGCTCGCGCTGCTGTCCTACATCGAGACGTCCGAGGCGGGCTTCCGCATCCTGGTCCGCGACTCGCCGGTCGCGCAGGCGACGGGCACGTTCTCGAGCCTCATCGGGGACGTCGCGTCGCAGGTCGAGCACCTGCTCGCGGACCAGTTCACCAAGCAGGGCCTCGACCGGCGCACGGCCCCCATCTACGCGCAGATGCTCGTGGGCATGGTCGCGCTGACGGGGCAGTGGTGGCTCGACGCGCGCAGCCCGCAGAAGGCCGAGGTGGCCGCGCACCTGGTGAATCTCGCCTGGAACGGCCTGTCGGGGCTCGAGCGGCGTCCGCAGCTGACGAAGGACGGCGAGCCCGCGCGCACCGCCGGGCCGTCCTGA
- a CDS encoding ArsR/SmtB family transcription factor, giving the protein MSTDPVAGPSAAGAPAGAAGDLDRVFQALSDGTRRALVERLAQGPASVSTLADPLPMSLPAVTQHLGVLEQAGIVTSHKLGRVRTYQLVPDAVRPALRWLDRHRLPAEQRLDRLAALVEPSRD; this is encoded by the coding sequence GTGAGCACCGACCCGGTTGCGGGCCCCTCCGCTGCCGGCGCGCCGGCGGGTGCGGCCGGCGACCTCGACCGGGTCTTCCAGGCCCTGTCCGACGGCACGCGACGCGCGCTGGTCGAGCGGCTCGCGCAGGGGCCGGCGTCGGTGAGCACGCTGGCCGACCCGCTGCCGATGTCGCTGCCCGCGGTCACGCAGCACCTCGGCGTGCTGGAGCAGGCGGGCATCGTGACGTCGCACAAGCTCGGGCGCGTGCGCACCTACCAGCTCGTGCCCGACGCGGTCCGCCCGGCGCTGCGCTGGCTGGACCGGCACCGGCTGCCCGCCGAGCAGCGCCTCGACCGGCTCGCGGCGCTCGTCGAGCCGTCCCGGGACTGA